ATGATGTTGCTTGATTTAGGCGCTCCTGCTGTATTGTCTCCAGAGGATTATAAATCCTTCTGTTTCCCCTATGTAAAGAAACTTTCCGAGAGAGTAAAAGCAGAAGGAGTCCCTTTGCTCTTTGCCTGTGACGGATGGAGTTTCCTTTATTCGCCTATTGAAGAATTGAATCCTGATATCTTAGCTGTAAGCTGGACGGTTGATATTGGAGATGTAATAAGCAGATTTGAATACAAGCAGGTTGTACAGGGAAATTTAGAGCCTTACTGCCTTTTTGCTGATGAGAAGGAGATTGAGAAGAGAGTAAGAGAGATAGTTGAAAAAGGACTTCGTGCTCCTGCTCATATATTTAGTCTTGGCGGATGGATTGTAAGAGATACGCCCTATGAAAAAGTGCATTTTTTAGTTGATCTTGTCCATAGCCTGTAATTTTATATTTTATTCAGTCTTTAAAATCCGTTCTTTCAGTAGGGTATATCTTTCCTGAACCCTATTGTTTTTTATTGCCATCCAGATAGCTTTTCTTGTCCCTGTTAGAACAACGAGTTTTTTACCTCTTGTTATTGCAGTGTATAGGAGATTTCTTTGCAGCAGATAGTAGTGTTGTGTCAAAATTGGGATAATGACAGCGTTATATTCAGAGCCTTGCGATTTATGTATTGATATTGCGTAGGATAATGTGAGCTCATCTAATTCTCCAAAATCATATTCTACATACCGGTCGTCGAAATTGACTACAAGATTTTGTTCTTCAAAGTCTATTGCTTCGATGATTCCGATGTCGCCATTGAATACTTCCTTTTCATAATTGTTTTTAATCTGCATAACCTTGTCCTTCTGCCTGAATATTTTGTTGCCTCGCACTAATTCTTTTTTTTGAGGATTTAAAATGTTCTGAAGAACACTATTGATATTCATTGCCCCGACCGTTCCTTTGTGCATTGGCGTCAAGACTTGAATATCTGTGAAAGGATTATATCCGAATTTCTGAGGTATTTTTTTGCAATAAAGTTCCTTTATAATATTCAAGACTTTATCTTGATCTTCTTCTTCGAAAAAGTAGAAATCGCCTTTTTCCTCACGCTTTATTTTTGGGATTTTTGGAAAATCTCCTCTGTTTATTCTGTGGGCATTTATGACGATATTGCTGTTAGCTTCCTGTCTGAATATTTTTTCAAGTTTTACACAGGCGATTACGTTTGATTCGATAAGATCTCGCAAAAGATTGCCCGGGCCAACAGAAGGAAGCTGATTGACATCTCCTACCATTAAAAGGCTGCAGTCCGGAGGTAGCGCTTCAAGAAAATTCGCAAAAAGTGGAATATCAATCATTGAAGATTCATCGAGGATTATTATATCTGCTTTCAATGGCGAATCTGAATTCTTCAAGAAACATCCCATACTTGGATTATATTCGAGGAGGCGATGAATCGTCTTGGCTTCCATTCCTGTAACTTCGGACAATCTTTTTGCCGCTCGTCCGGTAGGAGCAGCCAGCAATACTTTTAAAGCATTCTTTCTGCAGATGGTAGTAACAAACTTTAGAATCGTAGTTTTTCCTGTACCAGGACCACCTGTGATTATTGACAGATTGTTTGAAAAAACAAGCTTTATGGCTTCCTTCTGTTCTTTTGCGAGTTTTATTTTTTCAGAATATTCTAAATTTTCTATTTCGCTCTCAAGGTTGCAGATTGAGTGGAGACTCTTTGTATTGATCCTTTCTTTTAAAATAGCAGAGATCTTTACCTCTGCATCATATAGCGAATTTAAATAAATCAATGGTTGTCTGCCGTCTGAAAATGATTCTTTTATCAATGTTCCTCTTTCCAAAAGTGATGAGAGTGCTTCTTCTACTAATTCAGGTTTGTTTATTTCAAGAAGTTTAGAACATTCTTCAATCAGGCCCTCCTGCGGATAACAGGTATGTCCGTCTTCAAGTAAATTTTCAAGTTGATAAATTATGGCGGCTTTTATTCGTTCAGGAGATTCCGGATCGAATCCACTTGAGATGGCGATTTTATCAGCTGTTTTGAATCCAATGCCTGCAATATCATATGCCATCTGATAGGGATTATTTTTTAACACAGCGATACAGCTATTGCCATATCGCTTATATATTTTAGATGCATATGCTGGGCTTATCCCATATGATTGAAGGAATATCATTACATCTCTAACCTTCTTTTGCTCCTGCCATGCCTTGATTATTACTTCGAATTTTTTATCTCCTATACCTTCTACCTCTTTTAATTCTTCAGGGGAGTTGTCGAGAATGGAAATTACATTTTCACCGAATCGTTTGATTAGTCTTTCAGCAAGCACAGGGCCTATACCTTTTATGATTCCTGACTCGAGGTATTTTTGAATTCCTCTTTTTGTTTTTGGGAAAACCCATTTGTAGGAAGTTACTTTAAACTGTGAACCAAATTTTTTATGTGTAGTCCATTCCCCTTCGATTCTAATGGCTTCACCCGGATTTATGCCTGTCATATTGCCGACAGCTGTGATACCTCGATTGTCTTCAATTAGGAGTTTAATCACTGTATAGCCATTATCATCGTTGCTGTATACTATTCTGTCTACTATGCCTTGAATTACTGCCATTATCTTTCTCCTGTAATGATAACTTTATTTTATAAGGCCTCCATCTGTCAACAGCTTGTATAAAGAGCTAATTTTTTTCCCTTTTCGATAGAGACAGATGAAATTTAGGAGTGGAAGATAATCAACTCATATTTAAAGGGGTAGGGTAAAGGTTATTGTTGTCCCTTCGTTGAGTTTGCTCTCTGCTCTGATATCTCCTTTATGAAAAGCAATTATTCTTTTACAGATTGCAAGTCCAAGCCCGCTTCCACCCGAATCTCTTGCTCTTGATTTGTCAACCCGATAGAATCGGTTGAATATTTTGGGAAGTTCCTCCTCTGGTATTCCCTTACCGTTGTCTTTGACAGAAATTTCGATTTTCCCGTCTACTATATGGCCTGTTATAACTATTTTTCCGCCTTCTTCAGTATGTTGAAGAGCATTTGAAATGAGATTTGAAATTACCTGTTTGATTTTTGCTTTGTCCGCTCTAATTTTTTGATTGTTGAGTCTATCAACAAATTCCATTTCAATATTCTTTCTTTTTATGCTTGCTTCGAATTGGTTGTAAAGCTCATTCATCAGTGTGGAAAATTCGATATCTTCGAGATTGAGCTTTTCAAAGCCAAGGTCTATTTTAGATAGATTAAAGAGATCTTCAATCAGAGAGTTCATACATCGTATTTCTTCGATGATGTCATTTAGATAATCTCTCCTCTTTTCTTCACTAAGATTTTTGTCAATAATGATTTCTGCATCTGTTTGAATTCGTGCAAGGGGAGTGCGAAGCTCGTGTGAAATG
The sequence above is drawn from the Candidatus Schekmanbacteria bacterium genome and encodes:
- a CDS encoding ATP-dependent RecD-like DNA helicase; the encoded protein is MAVIQGIVDRIVYSNDDNGYTVIKLLIEDNRGITAVGNMTGINPGEAIRIEGEWTTHKKFGSQFKVTSYKWVFPKTKRGIQKYLESGIIKGIGPVLAERLIKRFGENVISILDNSPEELKEVEGIGDKKFEVIIKAWQEQKKVRDVMIFLQSYGISPAYASKIYKRYGNSCIAVLKNNPYQMAYDIAGIGFKTADKIAISSGFDPESPERIKAAIIYQLENLLEDGHTCYPQEGLIEECSKLLEINKPELVEEALSSLLERGTLIKESFSDGRQPLIYLNSLYDAEVKISAILKERINTKSLHSICNLESEIENLEYSEKIKLAKEQKEAIKLVFSNNLSIITGGPGTGKTTILKFVTTICRKNALKVLLAAPTGRAAKRLSEVTGMEAKTIHRLLEYNPSMGCFLKNSDSPLKADIIILDESSMIDIPLFANFLEALPPDCSLLMVGDVNQLPSVGPGNLLRDLIESNVIACVKLEKIFRQEANSNIVINAHRINRGDFPKIPKIKREEKGDFYFFEEEDQDKVLNIIKELYCKKIPQKFGYNPFTDIQVLTPMHKGTVGAMNINSVLQNILNPQKKELVRGNKIFRQKDKVMQIKNNYEKEVFNGDIGIIEAIDFEEQNLVVNFDDRYVEYDFGELDELTLSYAISIHKSQGSEYNAVIIPILTQHYYLLQRNLLYTAITRGKKLVVLTGTRKAIWMAIKNNRVQERYTLLKERILKTE